One segment of Spirochaetota bacterium DNA contains the following:
- a CDS encoding AAA family ATPase: protein MEKITIDGVELTLSPVDEIAVQWVGGVDLLRQITAAWITVAKDDKPLNPRLVGKPGTGKTTLAYHAAKNILKRPVYIMQCTMDMRPEDLIITPVIGDNNRITYHASPLATAMIQGGVAILDEGNRMNEKAWASLAPLLDDRKYVESIIAGIKIKAHEDFRIAVTMNDDASTYEIPEYIHSRLQPTIEIGFPGAEEEFEILKINIPFATDDILNLTVGFLQKGHRHGSAYSVRDGVNIARYAIKVMHEKYHEPINDAFRFSLARVLGQKALAFYLASESELEDPGDVSWGISN from the coding sequence ATGGAAAAAATAACTATCGACGGAGTAGAGCTTACCTTGTCCCCCGTGGACGAGATAGCCGTGCAATGGGTGGGCGGTGTGGACCTTTTGCGTCAGATCACCGCTGCGTGGATAACGGTGGCGAAGGACGATAAACCGCTCAATCCGCGGCTTGTCGGCAAACCCGGCACCGGGAAGACGACGCTCGCGTATCATGCGGCGAAAAATATATTGAAACGCCCCGTGTACATCATGCAGTGCACCATGGACATGCGACCGGAAGACCTCATCATAACGCCGGTCATCGGGGATAATAATCGCATCACCTATCACGCTTCCCCGCTCGCGACAGCGATGATACAGGGCGGTGTTGCGATACTCGATGAGGGCAATCGCATGAACGAGAAGGCGTGGGCGTCCCTGGCGCCGCTCCTTGATGACCGCAAATATGTAGAAAGCATCATCGCCGGGATAAAGATAAAGGCGCATGAAGATTTCCGCATCGCGGTGACGATGAACGATGATGCGAGCACGTATGAGATACCCGAGTACATCCATTCGCGGCTGCAGCCGACGATAGAGATAGGCTTCCCCGGCGCGGAAGAGGAATTCGAGATATTGAAGATAAACATCCCGTTCGCCACCGACGACATACTCAATCTCACCGTGGGCTTTCTGCAGAAGGGCCATCGACACGGCTCGGCGTATTCCGTACGCGACGGCGTGAACATAGCCCGCTATGCGATAAAGGTGATGCATGAGAAGTATCACGAACCCATCAACGATGCGTTCCGTTTCTCCCTGGCGCGTGTTCTCGGACAGAAAGCGCTTGCCTTCTACCTTGCGAGCGAGAGCGAGCTTGAGGACCCGGGCGATGTGTCGTGGGGGATAAGCAATTAA
- a CDS encoding ABC transporter ATP-binding protein yields MDTDTVIEVEGLSKKFCRSVKRSMFYGALDIGRSMVGIPYSREKLRPGEFWALDNVSFSLKRGETLGLIGANGSGKSTLLRLLTGIFPPDKGRISIRGRIGALIAVGAGFHPHMTGRENIYLNGTILGMTRQEVNAQFDNIVSFADIGEFIDAPVSTYSSGMTVRLGFSIAIHSHPSILLADEVLAVGDLEFALRCFRKIAEFQKNGGTIILVSHSMQLVKNSCQRALWVQHGAVALDGTAVDVCGRYETKVFTNQGSREAVGTRVNNDPMARIVSVDIVGSDGVHRSTTVHGEPFRCRIRYACTRIVRDPVVTMSITTENGAMLISNYTNFDGSKRRSIDGEGYIDFIIERLPLAPGKYSVTITFTENGQISDVLDWLENCFTFSVSPAGSTSYGLINPFPRWEWSPALSIAERVR; encoded by the coding sequence ATGGATACCGATACTGTAATTGAAGTCGAGGGGCTTTCAAAGAAGTTCTGCCGCAGCGTAAAACGCAGTATGTTCTACGGTGCGCTCGATATCGGGAGAAGCATGGTCGGTATTCCCTATTCCCGGGAGAAGCTTCGTCCGGGGGAATTCTGGGCGCTTGACAATGTGAGCTTCTCGCTCAAACGCGGGGAGACGCTCGGGCTCATCGGCGCCAACGGCTCGGGGAAATCGACGCTCCTGCGCCTGCTTACGGGTATTTTTCCTCCCGACAAGGGACGTATCAGCATTCGCGGACGCATCGGCGCGCTTATTGCCGTCGGTGCGGGGTTCCATCCGCATATGACGGGACGTGAGAATATCTATCTCAACGGGACCATTCTCGGTATGACGCGGCAGGAAGTGAATGCGCAATTCGATAATATCGTATCATTTGCCGATATCGGTGAATTCATCGATGCTCCGGTATCCACGTATTCATCGGGGATGACGGTACGGCTAGGTTTTTCCATTGCTATTCATTCACATCCGAGCATTCTACTGGCCGATGAAGTGCTTGCGGTCGGTGATCTTGAGTTCGCGCTGCGGTGCTTTCGCAAGATCGCCGAGTTCCAGAAGAACGGCGGTACCATAATCCTTGTCAGTCATTCGATGCAGCTGGTCAAGAATTCATGTCAGCGCGCTCTCTGGGTACAGCACGGGGCGGTTGCGCTTGATGGCACTGCTGTTGACGTATGCGGACGTTATGAGACAAAGGTCTTCACGAATCAAGGAAGCAGGGAGGCAGTTGGCACGCGCGTAAATAATGATCCAATGGCACGGATAGTTTCTGTCGATATCGTCGGCAGCGATGGCGTTCACCGCAGCACGACAGTGCACGGAGAGCCATTCCGATGTAGGATCCGCTATGCGTGTACACGGATCGTACGTGACCCGGTCGTAACAATGAGTATTACTACTGAGAATGGCGCGATGCTCATCTCGAATTATACGAATTTTGACGGGAGTAAACGGAGATCGATCGATGGTGAGGGCTATATCGACTTTATCATTGAGCGCCTGCCGCTGGCCCCCGGAAAATATTCCGTCACCATCACCTTCACCGAGAACGGGCAGATCTCAGATGTCCTTGACTGGCTTGAGAACTGCTTCACCTTTTCAGTATCGCCGGCAGGATCGACATCATACGGGCTGATAAATCCATTTCCCCGATGGGAATGGAGCCCTGCATTATCGATCGCTGAACGAGTGCGATGA
- a CDS encoding glycosyltransferase produces the protein MPYVSVIIPTWNRALTIGNAVRSVLCQTFTDLEVLVCDDGSTDTTMDIVRGINDVRVRFIQGPRGGRPAIPRNRGIALARGEWIAFLDSDDEWMPDKLEKQLSALKGCNEKACSTNAIRILPDKSEAGNLLDWQRSPITFDVLNERINPIICSSIIVHRSLFDIIEGFPEEEYCTAEDYSLWMRLSTQTNVIFLSEPLVRYSDDAAHSVRTTRPAVSVQKQWRELVRTFLPWALKQSGSEAFIERIQKLRILHTLENYHSSMGGMYEVVKRLSEGLVDLGHRVTVATNTHPDRHERKINGVNIVEFNVRGNAAQGMEGDIASYQDFLQHSNFDVVTNFAAQQWATDAMLPILRKITAKKVFVPTGFSGLHWPEYRDYFEKMKSWMKEYDATVFLSDDYRDVNFARENGIEKRVLIPNGASEEEFTAKPNIDIRKKLKIGKDTFLILHVGSHTGVKGHKECYEMFDAADIHNGVLLMVGNFIGEGPAGTISLKRRIKNMIKAVLSIFGLYPRPVRQHVGCAELCSSAEKRYRTKWKRERCGKRLIVRSLTREETVAAYLAADLFLFPSNIECSPIVLFECMASRTPFIAADVGNADEIASWSNAGIVLPTEKDDNGFSHVDVSAAARALVSLYKDDDMRRRMQDAGYAAWKARFTWESITKEYERLYCGLVDERGVSDRR, from the coding sequence ATGCCGTACGTATCCGTTATTATTCCAACTTGGAACCGGGCACTTACTATCGGGAATGCCGTGCGCAGCGTACTTTGTCAGACATTCACAGACCTGGAAGTGCTCGTGTGTGATGACGGATCGACCGACACCACGATGGATATTGTACGCGGCATCAATGATGTTCGTGTTCGTTTCATCCAGGGGCCACGCGGCGGTCGGCCCGCTATCCCCCGCAATCGCGGTATCGCGCTCGCTCGCGGAGAGTGGATAGCATTCCTCGACAGCGATGACGAGTGGATGCCGGATAAGCTGGAAAAGCAGCTTTCCGCACTCAAGGGATGCAATGAGAAGGCATGCTCGACAAACGCCATTCGCATTCTCCCGGATAAAAGCGAGGCCGGGAATTTGCTTGACTGGCAGCGTTCGCCCATCACCTTTGATGTTTTGAATGAGAGGATAAATCCAATAATCTGCAGTTCGATCATAGTGCATCGATCATTGTTCGACATTATCGAAGGTTTTCCGGAAGAAGAATATTGCACTGCAGAAGACTATTCGCTTTGGATGAGGCTTTCGACACAGACAAATGTCATATTCCTTTCTGAGCCGCTTGTTCGTTATTCAGATGATGCCGCACATTCTGTACGCACCACGCGCCCGGCCGTCTCTGTTCAAAAGCAGTGGCGTGAGTTGGTGAGAACATTTCTCCCGTGGGCGCTAAAACAGTCCGGATCAGAAGCATTCATCGAGCGGATACAGAAGCTTCGTATATTACACACACTGGAGAATTATCATTCGAGCATGGGCGGTATGTATGAGGTGGTAAAGAGACTTTCTGAGGGTTTGGTGGATCTCGGCCACCGTGTGACCGTTGCAACAAATACTCACCCGGATCGCCATGAGAGAAAGATCAATGGTGTGAACATCGTGGAATTCAATGTTCGCGGGAATGCCGCTCAAGGGATGGAAGGTGATATTGCTTCGTACCAAGATTTCCTTCAGCATTCGAATTTCGACGTGGTAACGAATTTTGCCGCACAGCAATGGGCTACCGATGCAATGCTCCCAATCTTGAGAAAGATAACAGCGAAAAAGGTATTTGTGCCGACCGGGTTCTCAGGGCTGCACTGGCCGGAATACCGCGACTACTTTGAAAAGATGAAGTCGTGGATGAAAGAATATGACGCCACTGTATTCCTTTCGGATGATTACCGCGATGTGAATTTCGCCCGTGAGAACGGCATTGAAAAGCGCGTACTTATACCGAACGGCGCGAGCGAAGAGGAGTTCACAGCGAAGCCGAACATCGATATCCGGAAGAAGCTGAAGATCGGCAAAGATACATTCCTTATCCTTCATGTCGGTTCTCATACCGGCGTGAAAGGGCATAAGGAATGTTATGAGATGTTCGATGCTGCGGATATTCACAATGGGGTACTCCTTATGGTCGGAAATTTTATCGGTGAAGGTCCTGCCGGGACGATATCGTTGAAGCGCCGTATTAAAAACATGATCAAGGCTGTGCTATCGATCTTTGGCCTATATCCGCGTCCGGTACGACAGCATGTTGGATGTGCGGAACTCTGTTCGTCTGCTGAAAAACGGTATAGAACTAAATGGAAGCGCGAGCGATGCGGGAAACGGCTAATCGTTCGAAGTCTTACCCGTGAGGAAACGGTAGCAGCCTATCTTGCGGCCGATCTTTTTCTGTTTCCATCGAATATTGAATGTTCTCCGATAGTGCTGTTCGAGTGCATGGCTTCACGTACGCCGTTCATTGCTGCAGATGTCGGCAATGCTGACGAGATAGCATCGTGGTCGAATGCGGGGATCGTGCTCCCAACGGAGAAAGACGATAATGGGTTTTCGCATGTCGATGTATCCGCCGCCGCCCGGGCACTTGTATCGCTCTATAAAGACGATGATATGCGTCGCAGAATGCAGGATGCAGGATATGCCGCATGGAAGGCGCGTTTCACTTGGGAAAGCATCACAAAGGAATATGAAAGATTATATTGTGGCCTTGTTGATGAACGTGGAGTCTCGGACAGACGTTGA
- a CDS encoding ABC transporter permease has protein sequence MIFASTDKEFRTNKRTDGMIIYEPNSRSRLGLFGVWRTMAADIYTSRDLIAQMFKRDFFGVYKKSFLGIAWVFITPLLAIVSWLIMNATGILKPGDVGIPYPAYVLLSSTIYGMFMGFYMAALGTLDAGAGFIMQVKYPHEAFLIKQVAQYLANFIMSFAVAIAALLIFRIIPHWQIIFFPLFMLPFFLLGSAIGLVMTVVNVVAVEATRVMNIVLGLIIYITPVIYAPSVENPVLQKIIAYNPLTYFVGFARDMIVYGKAEHFDRYLIASLASLVLFLAAWNLFYVSEDKVIEKMI, from the coding sequence ATGATATTCGCGAGCACCGATAAGGAGTTCCGTACGAACAAGCGAACTGACGGCATGATCATCTATGAACCGAATTCGCGCTCGCGGCTCGGTCTGTTCGGTGTATGGCGCACCATGGCGGCCGATATCTATACCTCGCGCGACCTCATTGCCCAGATGTTCAAGCGGGATTTTTTCGGCGTATACAAGAAATCGTTCCTCGGCATTGCCTGGGTATTCATCACACCGCTCCTGGCTATTGTCTCCTGGCTCATCATGAACGCTACCGGCATACTGAAACCCGGTGACGTCGGTATTCCCTACCCTGCGTATGTGCTTCTGAGCTCGACCATTTACGGCATGTTCATGGGATTTTATATGGCAGCGCTCGGTACGCTCGATGCCGGGGCTGGGTTCATCATGCAGGTGAAATATCCGCATGAGGCATTCCTCATTAAACAGGTGGCGCAGTATCTGGCGAATTTCATCATGTCATTCGCCGTTGCCATCGCAGCGCTTCTCATCTTCCGCATCATACCGCATTGGCAGATAATATTCTTCCCGCTGTTCATGCTGCCGTTCTTCCTGCTCGGTTCGGCGATCGGGCTTGTCATGACGGTGGTGAACGTGGTGGCCGTTGAGGCGACGCGTGTGATGAACATAGTGCTCGGGCTTATCATCTACATAACACCGGTCATCTATGCGCCGTCGGTCGAGAACCCGGTATTGCAAAAGATCATTGCCTATAATCCGCTCACGTATTTCGTCGGTTTTGCACGCGATATGATCGTGTACGGCAAAGCGGAGCATTTTGACCGATATCTCATAGCATCACTCGCTTCACTTGTCCTTTTTCTCGCAGCGTGGAACCTCTTCTACGTTTCCGAGGATAAAGTGATAGAGAAAATGATCTGA
- a CDS encoding GDP-mannose 4,6-dehydratase produces the protein MTILVTGGAGFIGSHTVRALLARGERVVCIDNFNDYYDVRIKEANTASFAGNASFSLHRADICDREFMTALFKQYKFDAVCHLAARAGVRPSIADPFIYQRTNIEGTLTLLDRARQYDVKNFVFASSSSVYGNSQKIPFSETDNVDKPISPYAATKRATEIIAYTYHHLYGLPITALRFFTVYGPSGRPDMAPYLFTDAIANGRTITRFGDGTSKRDYTYVDDIVQGILAAIDTALPYEIMNLGNNSPVALNDFIATIERHLGKKAVIQEKPVQPGDVDITYADISKAQKLLGYRPTTSIDEGLGRFIDWYKGASRNSLSRTK, from the coding sequence ATGACCATACTCGTCACCGGCGGCGCCGGTTTCATCGGTTCTCATACCGTACGCGCCCTCCTTGCGCGCGGGGAACGCGTCGTTTGTATCGATAATTTCAACGATTACTACGATGTCCGGATCAAAGAGGCTAATACCGCCTCATTCGCCGGGAACGCATCGTTCTCCCTGCACCGCGCCGACATCTGCGATCGTGAATTCATGACAGCGCTCTTCAAGCAGTATAAATTCGATGCAGTATGCCATCTCGCCGCACGCGCCGGTGTGCGCCCGAGCATTGCCGATCCATTCATATATCAGCGAACGAATATCGAAGGGACTTTGACACTGCTTGATCGTGCCCGTCAATACGATGTGAAGAATTTCGTCTTTGCATCATCGTCATCTGTTTACGGTAATAGTCAGAAAATACCGTTCTCCGAAACGGATAATGTCGATAAACCAATAAGTCCGTACGCAGCGACGAAACGCGCGACCGAGATCATTGCATACACCTACCATCATCTCTACGGCCTGCCCATCACCGCGCTCAGGTTCTTCACCGTATACGGCCCCTCGGGGCGCCCCGACATGGCGCCGTATCTCTTCACCGACGCCATCGCCAATGGCCGCACGATAACGCGCTTCGGCGACGGCACGAGCAAGCGCGATTACACCTATGTCGATGACATCGTACAAGGGATACTTGCGGCTATCGATACGGCACTGCCGTATGAGATAATGAATCTCGGCAACAACAGCCCCGTAGCGCTCAACGACTTCATCGCGACGATAGAGCGCCATCTCGGGAAGAAAGCCGTCATACAGGAAAAGCCCGTGCAGCCGGGCGATGTCGACATCACTTACGCCGATATTTCAAAAGCGCAGAAACTGCTCGGATACAGACCGACGACATCCATCGACGAAGGCCTCGGGCGATTTATTGACTGGTATAAGGGCGCCTCCAGAAACTCACTTTCGCGTACCAAATAG
- a CDS encoding aminotransferase class I/II-fold pyridoxal phosphate-dependent enzyme — protein MKRLAPHIVELPRSGIRDFFELVIGRDDVVSLGVGEPDFVTPWHIREASIFAIERGKTMYTSNFGLLSLREEISTYLAPRIGHTYAPSNEVLVTVGVSEAFDLALRALIEPGDEVIYHSPAFVSYGNIVRMCHGVPKAVPTYLANNFDLLADDLAKAITPKTKAIIICFPNNPTGATGNIDELKRIAELAAKHGIYVIVDEIYSELIYDTFESIARHLPKENLIYLNGFSKSYAMTGYRLGYACGTPPVIESMMKIHQYTMMCASVIAQEAAIEALRNGGEEREKMRREYEQRRNFIYAGLKDIGLDCFLPKGAFYVFPSVKKTGLSGKEFALKLLNEENIAVVPGEAFGVEGKDNIRCCYAVSLTDIEFAINGMKKMIKRL, from the coding sequence ATGAAACGTCTTGCACCGCATATCGTCGAGCTCCCGCGCTCGGGCATACGCGATTTTTTCGAACTTGTCATTGGACGCGACGATGTGGTATCGCTCGGCGTGGGCGAACCGGATTTCGTGACGCCCTGGCATATACGCGAGGCGAGCATATTCGCGATCGAACGCGGGAAGACGATGTATACATCGAACTTCGGCCTCCTTTCCCTCCGCGAGGAGATATCGACCTATCTTGCGCCGCGCATAGGGCACACGTATGCGCCGTCCAACGAGGTGCTCGTCACCGTCGGTGTGAGCGAGGCCTTCGATCTTGCGCTCCGCGCGCTCATAGAACCGGGCGATGAAGTGATATACCATTCGCCGGCATTCGTCTCGTATGGGAACATCGTGCGCATGTGCCACGGCGTACCGAAGGCGGTGCCGACATACCTCGCCAACAATTTCGATCTCCTTGCGGACGATCTCGCCAAGGCGATAACGCCGAAGACGAAGGCCATCATCATCTGCTTCCCGAACAATCCCACCGGCGCCACCGGCAACATCGATGAGCTCAAACGCATCGCTGAGCTTGCCGCAAAGCACGGCATCTATGTCATCGTCGATGAGATATACAGCGAGCTCATCTACGATACATTCGAATCGATAGCGAGGCATCTGCCCAAAGAGAACCTCATCTATCTCAACGGCTTCTCGAAATCGTATGCGATGACCGGCTATCGGCTCGGCTATGCCTGCGGGACACCGCCCGTGATAGAATCGATGATGAAGATACATCAGTACACGATGATGTGCGCATCGGTGATCGCACAGGAAGCGGCTATCGAGGCGCTCAGGAACGGCGGCGAAGAGCGCGAGAAGATGCGCCGTGAATATGAACAGCGCAGGAATTTCATCTACGCGGGCCTTAAGGACATCGGTCTCGATTGCTTCCTGCCCAAAGGCGCGTTTTACGTTTTTCCGTCGGTGAAAAAGACAGGTCTCTCCGGTAAGGAATTTGCACTAAAGCTTCTCAACGAGGAGAATATCGCCGTCGTTCCGGGCGAAGCCTTCGGTGTAGAAGGCAAGGACAATATACGCTGCTGCTACGCCGTATCGCTCACGGATATCGAATTTGCGATCAACGGCATGAAAAAAATGATCAAAAGGCTTTGA
- a CDS encoding methyltransferase domain-containing protein — MFFPERIKNIRPGDRVLEIGPGGSPHPRADAFLERRFTSRKEARWQRGSAKPVKYDKPVFFYGGSTFPFKDNEFDYIICSHVIEHVPAEELPLFLSEMQRVGKRGYLEAPSCFYEFLFNIPVHHWLLHYRNNSWVMLNKKSISYYPMQDVFFLLLEHAYGRNRQTLIADFADFFITGHEWKNCIRYNIVNDVNELLTKADIRYYTVYFKRFVVKRALDNSILK; from the coding sequence GTGTTTTTTCCAGAGCGAATCAAAAATATCCGTCCGGGTGACCGGGTACTTGAGATAGGCCCCGGCGGCTCTCCGCATCCTCGTGCAGACGCGTTCTTGGAAAGGCGGTTTACAAGCAGAAAAGAAGCGCGATGGCAGCGCGGCAGTGCGAAACCGGTAAAGTACGATAAGCCAGTATTCTTTTATGGGGGAAGTACCTTTCCGTTCAAAGACAATGAATTCGATTATATTATCTGCTCGCATGTCATTGAGCATGTCCCTGCGGAGGAATTACCGCTTTTCCTGAGCGAGATGCAGCGGGTTGGGAAACGCGGATACCTTGAAGCTCCCAGCTGTTTCTATGAATTCCTTTTTAATATACCGGTGCATCATTGGCTGCTTCATTACCGGAATAATTCCTGGGTGATGCTCAATAAAAAAAGTATTTCATACTATCCTATGCAGGATGTTTTTTTTCTGCTGTTGGAGCATGCATACGGCAGGAATAGACAGACTTTGATCGCGGACTTCGCAGATTTTTTCATTACCGGACATGAATGGAAGAATTGCATACGATACAACATCGTCAACGACGTGAATGAGTTGCTAACAAAAGCAGATATCCGATATTATACGGTATATTTCAAAAGATTTGTCGTCAAACGAGCGCTTGATAATTCAATACTGAAATGA
- a CDS encoding type II toxin-antitoxin system VapC family toxin: MKIVCDTSAYSEFKRGDERIVDMIARASAIFIPSIVLGELKAGFKGGRRERTNIHELDQFLSSPRVNVAIVSEDTADFYARIYHQLKKAGSPIPANDLWIAAITFECGAMLLSTDAHFQAVPGLVILPE, translated from the coding sequence ATGAAGATCGTATGCGATACATCCGCATACTCTGAGTTCAAAAGGGGCGATGAGCGTATCGTGGACATGATCGCCCGCGCCTCAGCGATATTCATCCCCTCGATAGTGCTTGGCGAACTCAAAGCAGGGTTCAAGGGCGGACGCCGGGAGCGTACTAATATACACGAGCTTGATCAGTTCCTGTCCTCACCACGAGTGAATGTTGCTATTGTTTCGGAAGATACCGCGGATTTCTACGCCCGGATATATCATCAATTGAAGAAGGCGGGCTCGCCTATTCCAGCGAACGACCTTTGGATAGCCGCGATAACGTTCGAATGCGGGGCGATGCTGTTGTCTACCGATGCACATTTTCAAGCCGTCCCCGGTTTGGTCATTCTTCCAGAATAA
- a CDS encoding sulfatase: protein MDRPNVIWIVTDQLRAVALSCNGDPNVNTPNIDMLAATGVNFTNAVGGFPLCCPFRGSMLTGMYPHKCVVGHEYPLPAGQKTLAHVFNDAGYDTAYFGKWHLDGFHEREGRATMHHIDKERRGGFHTWIGYENNNSQWDTWVHGHRGDANIDLYRLPGYETDVLTDMLIEHIDERAEAGALERSKPFFAVLSVQPPHDPYIAPPEYMARHNPATITMRPNVPAIPGIIETARRDLAGAYGMIENIDANVGRVISALRRAGIDKETHIIFFSDHGDMHGSHGMFRKTNPYEESIRIPFIVSGESPMRYDNHGAGNVPGMMNHVDIAPTTLGLCGIAKPAWMQGCDMSHYRLRENAASPDEPDSAFIQSVTATGHGHSIDKPWRGVITRDGWKYVCFEGLSWLLFDLTIDPYEQMNIAHNKAYEKRRKELLARLERWIRETGDSFTLPKE, encoded by the coding sequence ATGGATCGCCCGAACGTAATCTGGATAGTTACCGATCAGCTGAGAGCCGTAGCGCTTTCCTGTAACGGTGACCCCAATGTGAACACGCCGAACATCGATATGCTTGCAGCTACCGGCGTCAATTTCACCAATGCTGTCGGCGGATTCCCGCTCTGCTGTCCGTTCCGCGGCTCGATGCTTACCGGCATGTACCCGCACAAATGCGTTGTGGGCCACGAGTATCCGCTGCCTGCCGGCCAGAAGACGCTCGCGCATGTGTTCAATGACGCAGGCTACGACACCGCGTATTTCGGCAAATGGCATCTGGACGGTTTCCACGAGCGCGAGGGACGCGCGACCATGCATCATATCGATAAAGAACGCCGCGGCGGATTCCATACGTGGATCGGTTATGAGAACAATAACAGCCAATGGGATACCTGGGTACACGGCCATCGAGGCGATGCGAATATCGACCTCTATCGCCTCCCCGGCTATGAGACCGATGTGCTCACCGATATGCTCATCGAACACATCGATGAACGTGCGGAGGCGGGTGCGCTGGAGCGATCGAAGCCGTTCTTCGCCGTGCTTTCGGTGCAGCCGCCGCATGACCCGTATATCGCACCCCCGGAATACATGGCGCGGCATAATCCGGCGACGATAACGATGCGGCCGAACGTTCCTGCCATACCGGGCATCATCGAGACGGCGCGGCGTGATCTTGCCGGCGCGTACGGTATGATAGAGAACATCGACGCGAATGTCGGCAGGGTGATATCGGCGCTTCGGCGTGCGGGCATCGATAAGGAAACACATATCATCTTCTTCAGCGATCACGGGGATATGCACGGCTCGCACGGCATGTTCAGGAAGACCAATCCGTACGAGGAATCGATACGCATACCGTTCATCGTGAGCGGCGAATCGCCCATGCGGTACGATAACCACGGCGCGGGGAACGTTCCGGGAATGATGAACCATGTCGACATCGCGCCGACGACGCTCGGCCTCTGCGGCATAGCGAAACCGGCGTGGATGCAGGGCTGCGATATGTCGCATTATCGCCTGCGTGAGAACGCCGCTTCGCCTGATGAACCTGACAGCGCATTTATACAATCGGTGACAGCTACCGGGCACGGGCATTCCATCGACAAACCGTGGCGCGGCGTCATAACACGCGACGGCTGGAAATACGTCTGTTTCGAGGGTCTATCGTGGCTGCTTTTCGATCTTACGATCGATCCCTACGAGCAGATGAATATTGCGCATAACAAAGCATACGAGAAACGGCGAAAGGAGCTTCTCGCACGACTTGAGCGCTGGATACGGGAGACAGGGGACTCGTTCACATTGCCGAAAGAATGA
- a CDS encoding Lrp/AsnC family transcriptional regulator gives MNDRYLSVLQILAQNAHATHDYIATLLNIKADEVSVIVRELEHTKMILGYKAIINKEKVFEDKVFAVIEVRMSPEREGGFDRISKRIYQFPEVRSLYLMSGNYDLLIFVEGKNLKEIASFVSTKLSTIDRILHTATHFVLKTYKEDGILLDEAETVERLKVSP, from the coding sequence ATGAACGACCGGTATCTCAGCGTACTTCAGATACTCGCGCAGAACGCGCATGCGACGCACGACTACATCGCAACACTTCTCAACATCAAGGCGGATGAAGTGAGCGTCATTGTGCGTGAGCTCGAACATACGAAGATGATACTTGGCTACAAGGCCATCATTAATAAAGAAAAAGTGTTCGAGGACAAGGTGTTCGCCGTCATCGAGGTGCGCATGTCGCCTGAGCGCGAGGGCGGTTTCGACCGCATCAGCAAGCGCATCTATCAATTTCCCGAAGTACGATCGCTCTATCTCATGTCGGGGAATTATGACCTCCTCATCTTCGTCGAGGGGAAGAACCTGAAGGAGATAGCGAGCTTCGTATCGACAAAGCTTTCCACGATAGACCGCATCCTCCATACGGCAACGCACTTTGTGCTGAAGACGTACAAAGAGGATGGGATACTCCTCGATGAGGCTGAGACCGTGGAACGCCTCAAGGTATCGCCCTGA
- a CDS encoding nucleotidyl transferase AbiEii/AbiGii toxin family protein, which produces MQYENTLYPLQNKVCRLVEESGTPFYLTGGTALSRCYYHHRYSDDLDSP; this is translated from the coding sequence ATGCAGTACGAAAATACGCTCTATCCGCTGCAAAATAAGGTATGCCGTCTCGTTGAGGAGAGCGGTACGCCGTTCTACCTGACCGGCGGTACCGCGCTTTCCCGCTGTTACTATCATCACCGGTATTCTGACGACCTTGACTCGCCTTGA